The following coding sequences lie in one Haladaptatus sp. DJG-WS-42 genomic window:
- a CDS encoding oligosaccharide flippase family protein — translation MSRDDNIVRTLFSGGSLIVFGLAFELGLSFVAKLFIARVLGPTDYGGISIGITILTMLSTAVLIGLNTGVARYLPRSKDESFRRGVLISAYRIVIPFAILVSLLIVILAPWLANDVFHNPSITDILRLFAAMIPLGAIMKLSVGTAQGMKQTLPKVYIQHITLPLVRFTGIIVVIWLGYGAIGVAGAYALAYLLASVIGVYYVISHTPLLSSVPPVRMDRELLSFSAPLLITTTMVLIFSDIDTFMLGAIASTSDVGIYNVVYPVAQLLTVATASFGFIFMPVVSELHVDGRVTEMRRLYQLVVKWVSILTFPLFTLVVLFPEMTISKTFGPEYASGALALSILSIGFFTHVVAGPNGNTLTSIGETRLIMYDNILVAGVNLGLNFLLIPEYTFLGAAVATAVAYVLLNLLYSIQLYTRTGIQPLSQSLVKPGVIAITVAGVLYLIGTAIFPITVAFLFGYLLVFTAVYAFAVIRFGIEEEEVMLVLSFEERFGVNLGPVKQIAQRFIE, via the coding sequence ATGTCTAGAGACGACAACATCGTACGAACACTCTTTTCAGGAGGTAGTTTAATCGTATTCGGTCTTGCCTTCGAACTCGGACTCTCCTTTGTTGCAAAATTGTTTATCGCACGGGTTCTCGGACCCACCGACTATGGGGGAATTTCAATCGGAATTACGATATTGACTATGCTTTCGACAGCGGTACTTATTGGTCTCAACACTGGTGTAGCGAGATATCTCCCCAGATCCAAAGATGAATCGTTTCGTAGAGGGGTTCTCATCTCTGCATACCGAATTGTTATCCCATTTGCTATTCTCGTCTCACTATTGATAGTCATATTAGCTCCGTGGCTGGCTAATGACGTCTTTCATAACCCCTCGATTACTGACATCCTCCGTCTTTTTGCCGCGATGATTCCACTAGGTGCAATTATGAAATTGTCAGTTGGTACGGCGCAGGGAATGAAACAAACGCTGCCAAAAGTTTACATTCAACACATCACGCTCCCGCTCGTGAGATTTACAGGAATAATCGTCGTCATATGGCTCGGGTATGGGGCAATCGGTGTTGCTGGAGCATACGCCCTCGCCTATCTCCTTGCTTCAGTAATCGGCGTTTACTACGTAATCAGCCACACGCCGTTGCTTTCCTCTGTTCCACCAGTGAGAATGGATAGAGAATTGCTCTCTTTTTCAGCTCCGCTCCTTATCACCACGACGATGGTTCTTATTTTTTCTGACATCGACACATTCATGCTAGGTGCGATAGCCTCCACCAGCGATGTAGGCATCTACAACGTGGTGTATCCAGTTGCACAGTTGCTAACCGTGGCTACAGCATCATTTGGTTTTATTTTCATGCCAGTTGTTTCCGAGCTACACGTAGACGGTAGGGTCACAGAAATGCGACGTCTCTACCAATTGGTCGTGAAATGGGTGTCAATACTGACATTCCCCTTGTTCACACTCGTTGTCCTCTTTCCTGAGATGACTATATCGAAAACCTTCGGCCCCGAGTACGCCTCCGGAGCATTGGCACTTTCGATACTATCCATTGGCTTCTTTACACACGTCGTGGCGGGACCAAACGGTAATACACTTACTTCAATTGGTGAAACGCGCCTCATCATGTACGATAATATACTCGTCGCGGGCGTCAACCTCGGGTTAAACTTCCTGCTTATCCCCGAATACACGTTCCTCGGGGCGGCAGTGGCAACGGCGGTCGCGTACGTCCTCTTGAATCTACTCTACTCGATACAATTGTACACCCGAACTGGCATCCAACCCCTCTCTCAATCACTCGTCAAACCAGGTGTCATTGCGATCACCGTCGCGGGTGTGCTCTATCTCATCGGGACTGCGATATTCCCAATCACAGTGGCGTTTCTCTTTGGGTACCTCTTAGTATTCACCGCTGTGTACGCGTTTGCTGTCATCCGGTTCGGTATCGAAGAGGAAGAGGTGATGTTGGTACTCAGCTTCGAAGAGCGATTTGGTGTCAACCTCGGCCCAGTTAAACAAATTGCCCAACGATTCATTGAGTGA
- the aglJ gene encoding S-layer glycoprotein N-glycosyltransferase AglJ yields the protein MEPRDDVCVLIPTLNEAATIGSVVDGFHEQGLTNVLVVDGHSSDGTRAVAADHGARVITQSGSGKGQAVREAIRKITAPYILMVDGDGTYRPEDAETMLEPLLWGDAQHVIGDRFAHMEPDAMSRVNQTGNRVINGAFSFIHGRDLRDILSGYRAFTRESVEALGLYADGFGIETELAVECVKHGVTTAVVDIHYGSRPAASDTNLHPLRDGGIILMTLYKLAKTNNPLFYFGSVAGVSTIIGVIIGLYVGVEYVTLGISHEAMAVVSAFFILFGMQLLMFGVLSDLIVTLNREQTRRLEEIARQRREPAAKSSEPRRVESASPGPDERA from the coding sequence ATGGAACCCCGCGACGACGTGTGTGTACTCATTCCAACGCTCAATGAAGCCGCGACCATCGGGTCGGTCGTAGACGGCTTTCACGAGCAGGGATTGACGAACGTCCTCGTCGTGGACGGCCACTCCTCCGATGGCACGAGAGCGGTCGCGGCCGACCACGGTGCGCGGGTTATCACGCAGTCTGGAAGCGGGAAAGGGCAGGCGGTTCGCGAGGCGATTCGGAAGATCACTGCGCCGTACATTCTGATGGTTGACGGCGACGGTACCTACCGGCCGGAAGACGCAGAAACGATGCTCGAACCGTTGTTGTGGGGCGATGCACAGCACGTCATCGGGGACCGGTTTGCGCACATGGAGCCGGATGCGATGTCGCGGGTGAACCAGACCGGCAATCGCGTCATCAATGGGGCATTTTCGTTCATTCACGGACGCGACCTCAGAGACATTCTGAGTGGGTATCGGGCGTTCACCCGCGAGTCGGTTGAGGCGCTTGGGCTCTACGCAGACGGGTTCGGGATAGAGACAGAACTCGCCGTCGAGTGTGTCAAACACGGGGTGACGACGGCCGTTGTGGATATTCACTACGGCTCGCGTCCAGCGGCTTCGGACACGAACCTCCACCCGCTTCGTGATGGTGGCATCATCCTGATGACGCTGTACAAGCTTGCGAAAACCAACAACCCGCTCTTTTACTTCGGGAGCGTGGCGGGCGTGAGCACGATAATTGGCGTTATCATTGGGCTGTATGTGGGTGTCGAATACGTCACGCTCGGCATCTCTCACGAGGCGATGGCAGTCGTGTCTGCCTTTTTCATCCTCTTTGGGATGCAACTGCTGATGTTTGGCGTGCTTTCGGACCTTATTGTGACGCTCAACCGCGAGCAGACGAGACGGCTCGAAGAGATTGCCCGACAGCGACGTGAACCCGCAGCCAAATCTTCGGAGCCACGGCGCGTCGAGTCAGCGTCACCCGGCCCCGACGAACGGGCGTAA
- a CDS encoding CopG family transcriptional regulator: protein MTKYTSVSISKELADKVEETIEGTSFSSTGDLVRFLLRSIVVQHQRKGELTEAEFEEVTRQLRELGYLK, encoded by the coding sequence ATGACGAAGTACACCTCGGTCTCTATTTCGAAAGAGCTCGCGGATAAGGTCGAAGAGACAATCGAAGGGACGAGCTTTTCGAGCACGGGCGACCTCGTCCGCTTTTTGCTCCGGAGCATCGTGGTCCAACACCAGCGCAAAGGGGAGTTGACCGAAGCCGAGTTCGAAGAGGTCACGCGCCAACTACGCGAGCTTGGCTATCTCAAGTAG